The following are from one region of the Streptomyces fradiae genome:
- a CDS encoding glycoside hydrolase family 6 protein, producing MSRTKSRTALFAALGLIAATGATATALSTATAGAAAAGCKVDYQIASQWNTGFTANVVVTNLGDPVNAWTLGWSYGGDQKVSQGWNADISQSGAAVTAKNLSYNGTLATNGSTSFGFNATYSGTNAVPATFTLNGVACTDAVPPTTPPTTPPTTPPTTPPTTPPPAGTKADNPYVGARVYVNPEWSANAAAEPGGTRVSNQPTGVWVDRIAAINGANGGMGVRAHLDEALRQKGDGELAVQFVIYNLPGRDCAALASNGELGPTEIDKYKTQYIDPIAAIFADPKYAGLRIVTTVELDSLPNLVTNVSGRPTATPNCDVMKANGNYIKGVGYALNKLGSIPNVYNYLDAGHHGWLGWDDNFGPSAELFKTAATAEGSTLANVTGFIVNTANYSALKEDHFTINDTVNGTSVRQSKWVDWNRYTDELSYAQAMRDKLVSIGFDPKIGMLIDTSRNGWGGTARPTGPGATTSVDTYVDGGRYDRRINPGNWCNQAGAGLGERPKAAPAAGIDAYVWIKPPGESDGASSEIPNDEGKGFDRMCDPTYTGNPRNNNNMSGALPNAPLSGKWFSAQFQELMKNAYPAL from the coding sequence ATGAGCCGCACGAAGAGCCGCACCGCCCTGTTCGCGGCGCTCGGCCTGATCGCCGCCACCGGCGCGACGGCCACCGCCCTGAGCACCGCCACCGCCGGCGCCGCCGCCGCGGGCTGCAAGGTCGACTACCAGATCGCCAGCCAGTGGAACACCGGCTTCACGGCGAACGTCGTCGTCACCAACCTCGGCGACCCGGTCAACGCCTGGACGCTGGGCTGGAGTTACGGAGGCGACCAGAAGGTCAGCCAGGGCTGGAACGCCGACATCAGCCAGTCCGGCGCCGCCGTGACCGCGAAGAACCTCTCCTACAACGGAACCCTCGCGACCAACGGTTCCACCTCCTTCGGCTTCAACGCCACGTACAGCGGCACCAACGCCGTGCCCGCGACCTTCACGCTCAACGGCGTCGCCTGCACCGACGCGGTGCCACCGACCACCCCGCCGACCACTCCTCCGACGACGCCTCCCACCACCCCGCCCACCACGCCGCCGCCGGCCGGCACCAAGGCCGACAACCCCTACGTCGGCGCGCGGGTGTACGTGAACCCGGAGTGGTCCGCCAACGCGGCGGCCGAGCCGGGCGGCACCCGGGTGTCGAACCAGCCCACCGGAGTGTGGGTGGACCGGATCGCCGCCATCAACGGCGCGAACGGCGGCATGGGCGTGCGCGCGCACCTCGACGAGGCGCTGCGGCAGAAGGGCGACGGCGAGCTGGCCGTCCAGTTCGTCATCTACAACCTGCCCGGCCGGGACTGCGCGGCCCTCGCCTCCAACGGCGAGCTCGGCCCGACGGAGATCGACAAGTACAAGACCCAGTACATCGACCCGATCGCGGCCATCTTCGCCGACCCGAAGTACGCCGGCCTGCGGATCGTCACCACGGTCGAGCTCGACTCGCTGCCCAACCTCGTCACCAATGTGAGCGGTCGCCCGACGGCGACCCCGAACTGCGACGTGATGAAGGCGAACGGCAACTACATCAAGGGGGTCGGCTACGCGCTCAACAAGCTGGGCTCGATCCCCAACGTCTACAACTACCTGGACGCCGGCCACCACGGCTGGCTCGGCTGGGACGACAACTTCGGGCCCTCCGCCGAGCTGTTCAAGACGGCGGCGACCGCCGAGGGCTCGACCCTCGCCAACGTGACGGGCTTCATCGTCAACACCGCCAACTACAGCGCCCTGAAGGAGGACCACTTCACGATCAACGACACCGTGAACGGGACCTCGGTCCGCCAGTCGAAGTGGGTGGACTGGAACCGCTACACCGACGAGCTGTCGTACGCCCAGGCGATGCGCGACAAGCTGGTGTCGATCGGCTTCGACCCGAAGATCGGCATGCTGATCGACACCTCCCGCAACGGCTGGGGCGGCACCGCCCGGCCCACCGGACCGGGCGCGACCACCAGCGTCGACACCTATGTCGACGGCGGCCGTTACGACCGCCGCATCAACCCCGGCAACTGGTGCAACCAGGCGGGTGCGGGCCTCGGTGAACGTCCGAAGGCGGCCCCGGCGGCCGGCATCGACGCGTACGTGTGGATCAAGCCCCCGGGCGAGTCCGACGGGGCGAGCTCGGAGATCCCGAACGACGAGGGCAAGGGCTTCGACCGCATGTGCGACCCGACGTACACCGGCAACCCCCGGAACAACAACAACATGTCGGGCGCCCTGCCGAACGCGCCGCTGTCCGGGAAGTGGTTCTCGGCCCAGTTCCAGGAGCTCATGAAGAACGCGTACCCGGCGCTGTGA
- a CDS encoding dienelactone hydrolase family protein, which yields MRFSSSLSFLSETSVDGVREQLFTLGEIPGVLWTPDGAVGTRPLVLMGHGGGQHKKAPGILARAHRFVAECGFAVVAVDVPAHGDRPKVEEYDRLAAENQARVAAGAELAPLIAEFQAMVARQTVPEWRAVLDAVQQLPHVGAGPVGYWGVSLGCGLGVPFVAAEPRVRAAVLGLGGALASAEAAARITVPVEFLVQWDDERVPRAEGLALFDALGSAEKSLHANPGLHGEIPAYELDSMIRFFARHLG from the coding sequence ATGCGCTTCAGCTCCTCCCTCTCTTTCCTCTCCGAGACGTCGGTCGACGGCGTCCGCGAACAGCTCTTCACCCTCGGCGAGATCCCCGGCGTGCTGTGGACGCCGGACGGCGCCGTCGGCACGCGCCCGCTCGTCCTGATGGGACACGGCGGCGGCCAGCACAAGAAGGCGCCCGGCATCCTGGCCCGGGCGCACCGCTTCGTGGCCGAGTGCGGCTTCGCCGTCGTGGCGGTCGACGTGCCCGCCCACGGCGACCGGCCGAAGGTCGAGGAGTACGACCGGCTGGCGGCCGAGAACCAGGCGCGGGTCGCGGCCGGTGCCGAACTGGCGCCGCTGATCGCCGAGTTCCAGGCGATGGTGGCCCGGCAGACCGTGCCGGAATGGCGAGCCGTCCTGGACGCCGTACAGCAGCTCCCCCACGTCGGCGCCGGCCCGGTCGGCTACTGGGGCGTCTCGCTCGGCTGCGGCCTCGGCGTCCCGTTCGTGGCCGCCGAGCCCCGGGTCCGCGCGGCCGTCCTGGGCCTGGGCGGGGCGCTCGCCTCGGCGGAGGCCGCCGCCCGGATCACCGTCCCGGTGGAGTTCCTGGTCCAGTGGGACGACGAGCGGGTGCCGCGGGCCGAGGGCCTGGCACTGTTCGACGCGCTGGGTTCGGCGGAGAAGTCCCTGCACGCCAACCCCGGCCTGCACGGCGAGATCCCGGCGTACGAGCTGGACAGCATGATCCGGTTCTTCGCCCGCCACCTCGGCTGA
- a CDS encoding LacI family DNA-binding transcriptional regulator: MSGRHSGRPTLEQVAVRAGVGRGTVSRVINGSPRVSDQAREAVHRAIEELGYVPNQAARTLAGSRTDAIALVIPETEARLFAEPYFLDIIRGISAELGAADQQLLLTLVRTERERQRFEQYLAARRVDGVLLASVHADDPLPDRVRELGLPVVLNGRRTADEAAAYVDSDNTGAGRAAVAHLAARGRRRIATITGPLDMYVARARLDGYREGIAAAGLASDELLVATGDFTEEGGRRAMRDLIDRAPDLDAVFAASDVMAAGARGVLRETGRRVPEDVALVGVDDSAVARLMDPPLTSVRQPIEEMGRTMARMLLRELSDEGEGGGEGEPAAGEGARQVLPTELVVRASS; this comes from the coding sequence GTGAGCGGACGGCACAGTGGCAGGCCCACGCTGGAACAGGTCGCGGTACGGGCCGGGGTCGGCCGGGGCACCGTGTCCCGGGTCATCAACGGCTCGCCCAGGGTCAGCGACCAGGCCCGCGAGGCCGTCCACCGGGCCATCGAGGAACTGGGCTATGTGCCCAACCAGGCCGCCCGCACTCTCGCCGGCAGCCGAACCGACGCCATCGCGCTGGTCATCCCGGAGACCGAGGCACGGCTCTTCGCCGAGCCCTACTTCCTCGACATCATCCGCGGCATCAGCGCCGAACTCGGCGCGGCCGACCAGCAGCTGCTGCTCACCCTGGTGCGCACCGAGCGGGAGCGGCAGCGCTTCGAGCAGTACCTGGCCGCCCGGCGCGTGGACGGCGTCCTGCTCGCCTCCGTGCACGCCGACGACCCGCTGCCCGACCGCGTCCGCGAACTCGGCCTGCCCGTCGTCCTCAACGGCCGGCGCACCGCCGACGAGGCCGCCGCCTACGTCGACTCCGACAACACCGGAGCCGGCCGCGCCGCCGTCGCCCACCTCGCCGCCCGCGGCCGCCGCCGGATCGCCACCATCACCGGCCCGCTCGACATGTACGTGGCCCGGGCCCGGCTCGACGGCTACCGCGAGGGCATCGCGGCGGCCGGCCTCGCCTCCGACGAACTCCTCGTCGCCACCGGCGACTTCACCGAGGAGGGCGGCCGCCGCGCCATGCGCGACCTGATCGACCGCGCGCCCGACCTGGACGCCGTCTTCGCCGCCTCCGACGTCATGGCGGCCGGCGCCCGCGGCGTGCTGCGCGAGACCGGGCGCCGGGTACCCGAGGACGTCGCCCTCGTCGGCGTCGACGACTCCGCCGTCGCCCGCCTGATGGACCCGCCGCTCACCAGCGTGCGCCAGCCCATCGAGGAGATGGGCCGCACGATGGCGCGGATGCTGCTGCGGGAGCTGTCCGACGAGGGCGAGGGTGGTGGCGAGGGGGAGCCGGCGGCCGGCGAGGGCGCGCGTCAGGTGCTGCCGACGGAGCTGGTGGTGCGGGCGTCCTCGTGA